From the genome of Pleuronectes platessa chromosome 19, fPlePla1.1, whole genome shotgun sequence:
TCTGCCAAAAGGAGGTGAGCCTCGTTTTACAATTTGTATTCGATTTGCGTAACATTTTTACCGTGTGTTATAGACTTGATGGTGTGGACCGTAATGCGCGAATCCGTAAttgctgctttgttttctttatgtgtAACAGTTTCACGAGGAGCTTCCAGGATTTTCACAAGCTGTTATCGAGAGGCGCTGGATTAATAATGGAGGTCACAGGAAGCAGCTACAAAGGACCCATAAAAAATGGCAGGTAAATACACACAACTGTTTATTAAACCTAATAACACAAACTAATGAaccatccatcaatcaatcaatcaatcaatcaatcaatcactcaatcactcaatcaatcaatcaatcaatcattcataCTTTGTATaggccatattcacaaatcacaatttgtctgacAGGGCTTAGCAAGGTGGAACATCCTCTGTTATTAACCCTCAGCAAAAGTAAAACTacccaaaaaatatatattaacagAGGAAACAAATGCATGAATTGAGGAGTTATGgtcagtaatggtagaatatCTGAGTAGGCATATCGTAAGCATTCTTCTTGTAATCATAAtccacgatcagctgccaccacaatCAGATGCCACCACACACTGGTTTGTAGCTAGGTAAAACTTGACCGCCCACTGGTGACCTGTTCTTCTGTCCATCAGgatggaaggagaaggagaatacCTCTTCCCCACAGGGACCAGGTATGAGGGAAGGACGAATGATGGAGTGTTCCAGGGTGAAGGAGTGCTGTACTTTCCAAATGGAAGCAAATATGAGGCCACTTGGGAGAACGGCAAAGCTATACaggtgtgtatgtatgtgtgtgtgtgtgtgtgtgtcagataatCTGCATCCACAAGCACGACTGTGTGTTTCACATTGGTTATAGTCGACATCACATCTGGTCCCTTTTAGCAATCACTCAGCGCTATTGTCGCAGTTATTAGGTTTCCCTCCCTTCTTCCTGTGTGAAGCTGAAGTCTCTCCCTGCAATCTTTCACGGCCTTTTGCCACAACAGTGATCACTCCAATTATTATCATCAATGCTGTTGCGGTTCACGTGAAATGATAGCAGGCCTGCACCATGACTAACCTTGGACCAGACTACCCCTGCACCTGCATTCATGCCAGCCTGGCAGAACCTATACTTCCATTTAAAACCGAGACCTGAAGCCTTCAATAAACGCAGACATTCACACTGTAATCATACCCGGTAGCTCATAGCTCATTCTGGAACATGCCCTGCTTCCTGCTGTCAATGCTTCTCAGCCTTGAGGTTGAGAATCctggacattttttttgtattttcatatttgcaATAGGATATAACATATTTCTGcagttaaaaatataatttctgcCTCATCCTtttaaaatactgtatatagTTTAGACTCTATCTCTTCTATAACAATTAATATGTATTATAAAGGATCATGAGTCAAAAGTTTGAGATTAAATTCATGTGAATCTCAAATTActctctttttaaaatgtttacgcGCTCTTACAAATCCACTTCAAATCAGAATCTGCTAATTTGTTGACTGGAAAGCCAATTGTTGAAAATGGAGTTAAAATGTTGTTGGTAcctctcaacacacacaattattgagcagtttattatgtttatttagaaaAGTCAGTTTTCCTTTTCACACAAGTTGTGTCAGTTCACCCAAAATACCCAAAGACATATTTTTCTACTTCCCCCTCATGGTACATGTTGCGGACAGTTTTGGTTTTGATCTGCTGAGGTTTTTTAGATCTCCATCTCTAAGATTTCTGCCTCAACCCAAAGACAATGGAGGAAAAGTTAAACTCTCTTGTGGTTCTTAAAGCGCTGAAAAtggacattaaaaaaacagcagcTTATCTTTCCAGAGACCATGTCTCGTGTACACAGGATAACCTTCAGACATCACTTTCAAGAGCATTTTCTGCCAAAAAAGTAACCCCAACAAGAACTGCAAACAAAGAGTTCTGTGTATTATCTTGAGAAGCAGGGACATAGTTTCTGCTGTTGAGGTTTTGAGTCCATTGAACTGTTGTGGTTGAAGATGAAGATATCATCAAATTTTGGCACATTACACTGAAACTGCACGACCAGACAACTTGaacttcagtttttcttttcatgtgtgAGTTGAAAGTTTAAAGTCTATGCTGAATGAATGATGTGGTTTTCATTGTGCTTCGCCTCAAGGGATCTTTTACCTTTGCCGATGGTCTGCAGTTTGAGGAGCAGGACTGGGATTACTGCGATGGTTACGACAGACGCTTCTACTCTGAGAGATGCAATGGACTAAGACCTGCAGGTTGGAATCTATATTCATTCAGATGTTGACTCCCtcagaaagatagatagattactttattcatccccgaagggaaattaagtcgtcatagcagcaggtatatttgaatacaataaaatacaatacaataaaataaaataaaaatattgaggtagaaagaataaaaaaacaggaacacaagataaataggtagataaggtgcagtggcaagatgatggtaatagtactgatgatatgatggtaatgttattgttagacagtatatacaaatagtacagtatagtatataatataacataatatatatatttatatatgatagtaattctaccagtataatagcagtatatagtaataatggcagcaaatgtatatataataacagtaaatctaataataataacatgtacacatgtataaatattatatacaaagaatatacaaagagtatgacaCACTCACATTAGAGCCTGACCGAATTGTGGGGGCTGATTCtgatattagggagtaaaacATTAGATATTTTTATTagcagatatatatatttaaaagaatgTCATTGATTCGTAAGATGTCGTGATGGAACCTTTGGAACCAAAACCATTAGAGAAGATTAAGATCTGAAGACAACAGCATTAACCACTTATCCATTATGCCAACAAATGCATCCATGACAAAACATCTGCTCTGTCCATACAGGAGAATCTCAGCTCACTGATCTGCATCCTCCTCGTGTGATCCCGGATTTGGGCTACGACTGTGGGGATGGTTTCTACGATCCCACCACGAGAGTCGTCACTTCCTACACAGGCAGATTCCTCAGGAACGCAGGTGAGACCGAGACTCTTCCTGTAGACTAAAGACCACAACACATTTATCTGACATATTCACAACATCTCTATCATAGTTCGAATATTACCTCCATTTCTTTCTCCATGTTTACATTTCTTCAGTTCAgtcgtgttttttttacacacacttGTTTGCCAAATTGGCTCAACAGTATCTGCGTGTTGAGTAATATCCAGGCAGCTCAGTCTGCCCCGCCAAGGTAAATTTAGAATGTTTGAAGTCAAGAGCAAACACAAATTGACTTTCCAAATTAAGCACACTCTGTTTTCAACCAGAAAGAAAGTCAACAAACGTCAGCGATAGAATTGCTGcatgtgaaatgtatttatagtgAAATTTAATTAAGCATCGCCACTGGTTTCCATGAATGATCCTAAGTACGGATGACATCAATTCGTGATCACATTGTTGTGGATttaactaatatttcaaaagtTGCAGCACACGCACGCTTTAGGCTTCAGAGTTATAGAGGACATGAAACTGTACCTACATGGTGGAGCTAATGGTTTGGTGGAGCGCTCCTTATTCAAGGAAGGAAAGGTCCACTCAGGCCGACATCTCAGGAAGATCCACAGAGTTAAAAGCTGTGCTGTCAGCCAAATTAGTACTGAGGGAGTTGTTGTTGCTGCCTTTTCTCACTGTGTCTACAAAATGGTAGCTCACGAGTAAACTTTTCAAAAAGTCCACTTTTCTCCAAACAGGCCACTGAAGCCACTTTCTAACACGGTGAGGCTCTTGAATTGAATTTGTTTCAGGCGGGAGCCTCTGTCTTTGCCTATATTCCAATAACTGCTTGTGTGACAGCATACAGCGTGGCCACATGGGAAGAATTTGATAACAGTGAACCTATGGAGTGACTTTTTTAAATGGATTATCCCTGAATTCTCCGATGGAAGATTACTGCTACAAGCCATCTGATAAGAATGCTTCTTATAGAGGCTATTTCAGTCATTCAaaaagttttcctttttttttttcctttttgttattTGTCAAAAGTGGAAAATTCAAGACACATTTTTCCGCTGAACATGTGCCCAGTTCTGGAACCCCTGATGTGAAGTGAATGCAGTTTGTCAGCTGTCCAGATAGAAATTCCCAATtcctgacatcctctgttcgTCATGTCTCCCCGCCGTGCTTTTACATAACGTCGGGAAGTAGGTCAGAGCAACTAGCGTGGCTGTGGACTCGAATGTGCTGAATAATAACATAAACTGTGCGCAggaatgtttttgtaaaacctGGC
Proteins encoded in this window:
- the morn5 gene encoding MORN repeat-containing protein 5, with the protein product MEVTGSSYKGPIKNGRMEGEGEYLFPTGTRYEGRTNDGVFQGEGVLYFPNGSKYEATWENGKAIQGSFTFADGLQFEEQDWDYCDGYDRRFYSERCNGLRPAGESQLTDLHPPRVIPDLGYDCGDGFYDPTTRVVTSYTGRFLRNADDSEHEWIVRTCRKAGDEDVGDDPEKSAATEPEETSEIK